The following proteins are encoded in a genomic region of Musa acuminata AAA Group cultivar baxijiao chromosome BXJ2-11, Cavendish_Baxijiao_AAA, whole genome shotgun sequence:
- the LOC103972016 gene encoding probable polyol transporter 4 isoform X2, translating into MMGVSSPRAIGNGKVDSKVKYRSVDVAEEGEDDEAFAGRRRKSPESHGKTYIASFSLHPHRCSLPHFQPRRSQDVGVMSGAILFIQKDLHITEVEEEVLVGCLSIISLLGSLAGGRTSDAVGRKWTMALAAIIFQIGAAIMALAPSFPVLMMGRLLAGVGIGFGVMIAPVYIAEISPAAARGSLTSFPEIFINLGILLGYISNYAFSGFSEHVNWRIMLGVGILPSVFIGFALFVIPESPRWLVMQKRAEEARSVLSKIIEDEGEVERRLAEIEKAAGAATAIKWEEKAVWKELLSPSPSLRRMLIVGCGIQCFQQITGIDATVYYSPTIFRDAGIKSDSELLAATIAVGVTKTCFILVAIFLIDRVGRKPLLYASTMGMTLCLFLLGVALSLNHHGTGLISPAAGIGLAIVAVCGNVAFFSVGIGPICWVLSTEIFPLRLRAQASALGAVGNRVSSGLVAMSFLSVSRAITVAGTFFIFSAISALSVAFVYYCVPETKGKSLEQIEELFQASREGQKEEVELQDAEHLLQE; encoded by the exons atgatgggcgTCAGCAGTCCTCGTGCTATTGGCAACGGCAAGGTCGATAGCAAGGTCAAGTACCGCAGCGTGGATGTCGCCGAGGAGGGAGAGGATGACGAAGCGTTCgccgggaggaggaggaagagtccGGAGAGCCATGGCAAGACTTAC ATCGCATCTTTTTCTCTCCATCCACATCGTTGTTCGTTGCCACATTTCCAGCCAAGACGAAGTCAAG ATGTGGGCGTCATGAGCGGAGCTATCCTCTTCATCCAAAAAGATCTTCACATCACGGAGGTCGAAGAAGAAGTTCTAGTGGGATGTCTGAGCATCATCTCGCTGCTGGGTAGCCTAGCAGGCGGAAGAACGTCGGATGCCGTGGGCAGAAAGTGGACCATGGCTCTCGCCGCAATCATCTTCCAGATTGGCGCCGCAATAATGGCGCTCGCTCCTTCTTTCCCAGTGCTGATGATGGGAAGACTCCTCGCTGGCGTCGGGATAGGCTTCGGCGTCATGATCGCGCCCGTCTACATCGCAGAGATATCTCCCGCCGCTGCCAGGGGATCCCTCACCTCCTTCCCGGAGATCTTCATAAATCTTGGGATTCTTCTCGGCTACATCTCTAACTACGCCTTCTCCGGCTTCTCGGAACACGTCAACTGGAGGATCATGCTCGGCGTCGGCATACTTCCGTCTGTCTTCATCGGGTTCGCGCTGTTCGTGATCCCAGAATCCCCGAGATGGTTGGTGATGCAGAAGAGGGCGGAGGAGGCGAGATCAGTGCTCTCGAAGATAATCGAGGACGAGGGTGAGGTGGAGCGGCGACTGGCGGAGATAGAGAAGGCGGCTGGGGCTGCCACCGCCATCAAGTGGGAGGAGAAAGCTGTGTGGAAGGAGCTCCTGAGCCCTTCGCCTTCATTGCGCCGCATGCTGATCGTTGGCTGCGGCATCCAGTGCTTCCAACAGATCACCGGCATCGACGCCACCGTCTACTACAGCCCGACCATATTCCGCGACGCCGGGATCAAGTCCGACAGCGAGCTGCTTGCTGCAACCATCGCGGTCGGGGTCACCAAGACCTGCTTCATCCTGGTTGCCATTTTCTTGATCGACAGAGTGGGAAGGAAGCCGCTGCTGTACGCCAGCACCATGGGGATGACGCTGTGCTTGTTCCTGTTAGGCGTCGCTCTCTCCTTGAATCACCATGGGACGGGGCTGATCTCACCGGCAGCAGGGATCGGGCTGGCCATCGTTGCGGTCTGCGGGAATGTGGCCTTCTTCTCGGTGGGGATCGGTCCCATCTGCTGGGTGCTGAGTACCGAGATCTTCCCACTGAGACTGCGAGCTCAGGCCTCGGCCCTGGGTGCAGTGGGGAACAGGGTGAGCAGCGGCTTGGTCGCCATGTCCTTCCTGTCCGTGTCCCGTGCCATCACGGTCGCAGGAACCTTCTTCATCTTCTCCGCTATATCTGCTCTCTCCGTGGCATTCGTCTACTACTGCGTTCCGGAGACCAAAGGGAAGTCCTTGGAGCAGATTGAGGAGCTGTTTCAAGCAAGCAGAGAGGGTCAGAAGGAGGAGGTGGAGCTTCAAGATGCGGAGCATCTGTTGCAGGAATAG
- the LOC103972016 gene encoding probable polyol transporter 4 isoform X3 gives MMGVSSPRAIGNGKVDSKVKYRSVDVAEEGEDDEAFAGRRRKSPESHGKTYVRTCAFFASLNSVLLGYDVGVMSGAILFIQKDLHITEVEEEVLVGCLSIISLLGSLAGGRTSDAVGRKWTMALAAIIFQIGAAIMALAPSFPVLMMGRLLAGVGIGFGVMIAPVYIAEISPAAARGSLTSFPEIFINLGILLGYISNYAFSGFSEHVNWRIMLGVGILPSVFIGFALFVIPESPRWLVMQKRAEEARSVLSKIIEDEGEVERRLAEIEKAAGAATAIKWEEKAVWKELLSPSPSLRRMLIVGCGIQCFQQITGIDATVYYSPTIFRDAGIKSDSELLAATIAVGVTKTCFILVAIFLIDRVGRKPLLYASTMGMTLCLFLLGVALSLNHHGTGLISPAAGIGLAIVAVCGNVAFFSVGIGPICWVLSTEIFPLRLRAQASALGAVGNRVSSGLVAMSFLSVSRAITVAGTFFIFSAISALSVAFVYYCVPETKGKSLEQIEELFQASREGQKEEVELQDAEHLLQE, from the exons atgatgggcgTCAGCAGTCCTCGTGCTATTGGCAACGGCAAGGTCGATAGCAAGGTCAAGTACCGCAGCGTGGATGTCGCCGAGGAGGGAGAGGATGACGAAGCGTTCgccgggaggaggaggaagagtccGGAGAGCCATGGCAAGACTTACGTCCGCACCTGCGCCTTCTTCGCCTCCCTTAATTCCGTTCTTCTTGGCTATG ATGTGGGCGTCATGAGCGGAGCTATCCTCTTCATCCAAAAAGATCTTCACATCACGGAGGTCGAAGAAGAAGTTCTAGTGGGATGTCTGAGCATCATCTCGCTGCTGGGTAGCCTAGCAGGCGGAAGAACGTCGGATGCCGTGGGCAGAAAGTGGACCATGGCTCTCGCCGCAATCATCTTCCAGATTGGCGCCGCAATAATGGCGCTCGCTCCTTCTTTCCCAGTGCTGATGATGGGAAGACTCCTCGCTGGCGTCGGGATAGGCTTCGGCGTCATGATCGCGCCCGTCTACATCGCAGAGATATCTCCCGCCGCTGCCAGGGGATCCCTCACCTCCTTCCCGGAGATCTTCATAAATCTTGGGATTCTTCTCGGCTACATCTCTAACTACGCCTTCTCCGGCTTCTCGGAACACGTCAACTGGAGGATCATGCTCGGCGTCGGCATACTTCCGTCTGTCTTCATCGGGTTCGCGCTGTTCGTGATCCCAGAATCCCCGAGATGGTTGGTGATGCAGAAGAGGGCGGAGGAGGCGAGATCAGTGCTCTCGAAGATAATCGAGGACGAGGGTGAGGTGGAGCGGCGACTGGCGGAGATAGAGAAGGCGGCTGGGGCTGCCACCGCCATCAAGTGGGAGGAGAAAGCTGTGTGGAAGGAGCTCCTGAGCCCTTCGCCTTCATTGCGCCGCATGCTGATCGTTGGCTGCGGCATCCAGTGCTTCCAACAGATCACCGGCATCGACGCCACCGTCTACTACAGCCCGACCATATTCCGCGACGCCGGGATCAAGTCCGACAGCGAGCTGCTTGCTGCAACCATCGCGGTCGGGGTCACCAAGACCTGCTTCATCCTGGTTGCCATTTTCTTGATCGACAGAGTGGGAAGGAAGCCGCTGCTGTACGCCAGCACCATGGGGATGACGCTGTGCTTGTTCCTGTTAGGCGTCGCTCTCTCCTTGAATCACCATGGGACGGGGCTGATCTCACCGGCAGCAGGGATCGGGCTGGCCATCGTTGCGGTCTGCGGGAATGTGGCCTTCTTCTCGGTGGGGATCGGTCCCATCTGCTGGGTGCTGAGTACCGAGATCTTCCCACTGAGACTGCGAGCTCAGGCCTCGGCCCTGGGTGCAGTGGGGAACAGGGTGAGCAGCGGCTTGGTCGCCATGTCCTTCCTGTCCGTGTCCCGTGCCATCACGGTCGCAGGAACCTTCTTCATCTTCTCCGCTATATCTGCTCTCTCCGTGGCATTCGTCTACTACTGCGTTCCGGAGACCAAAGGGAAGTCCTTGGAGCAGATTGAGGAGCTGTTTCAAGCAAGCAGAGAGGGTCAGAAGGAGGAGGTGGAGCTTCAAGATGCGGAGCATCTGTTGCAGGAATAG
- the LOC103972016 gene encoding probable polyol transporter 4 isoform X1 — protein sequence MSPRRERMTKRSPGGGGRVRRAMARLTSAPAPSSPPLIPFFLAMVASSFPFITIIIVIWFYCCLKQIASFSLHPHRCSLPHFQPRRSQDVGVMSGAILFIQKDLHITEVEEEVLVGCLSIISLLGSLAGGRTSDAVGRKWTMALAAIIFQIGAAIMALAPSFPVLMMGRLLAGVGIGFGVMIAPVYIAEISPAAARGSLTSFPEIFINLGILLGYISNYAFSGFSEHVNWRIMLGVGILPSVFIGFALFVIPESPRWLVMQKRAEEARSVLSKIIEDEGEVERRLAEIEKAAGAATAIKWEEKAVWKELLSPSPSLRRMLIVGCGIQCFQQITGIDATVYYSPTIFRDAGIKSDSELLAATIAVGVTKTCFILVAIFLIDRVGRKPLLYASTMGMTLCLFLLGVALSLNHHGTGLISPAAGIGLAIVAVCGNVAFFSVGIGPICWVLSTEIFPLRLRAQASALGAVGNRVSSGLVAMSFLSVSRAITVAGTFFIFSAISALSVAFVYYCVPETKGKSLEQIEELFQASREGQKEEVELQDAEHLLQE from the exons ATGTCGCCGAGGAGGGAGAGGATGACGAAGCGTTCgccgggaggaggaggaagagtccGGAGAGCCATGGCAAGACTTACGTCCGCACCTGCGCCTTCTTCGCCTCCCTTAATTCCGTTCTTCTTGGCTATGGTGGCATCCTCATTTCCATTCATTACCATTATCATTGTTATTTGGTTCTATTGCTGTCTGAAACAGATCGCATCTTTTTCTCTCCATCCACATCGTTGTTCGTTGCCACATTTCCAGCCAAGACGAAGTCAAG ATGTGGGCGTCATGAGCGGAGCTATCCTCTTCATCCAAAAAGATCTTCACATCACGGAGGTCGAAGAAGAAGTTCTAGTGGGATGTCTGAGCATCATCTCGCTGCTGGGTAGCCTAGCAGGCGGAAGAACGTCGGATGCCGTGGGCAGAAAGTGGACCATGGCTCTCGCCGCAATCATCTTCCAGATTGGCGCCGCAATAATGGCGCTCGCTCCTTCTTTCCCAGTGCTGATGATGGGAAGACTCCTCGCTGGCGTCGGGATAGGCTTCGGCGTCATGATCGCGCCCGTCTACATCGCAGAGATATCTCCCGCCGCTGCCAGGGGATCCCTCACCTCCTTCCCGGAGATCTTCATAAATCTTGGGATTCTTCTCGGCTACATCTCTAACTACGCCTTCTCCGGCTTCTCGGAACACGTCAACTGGAGGATCATGCTCGGCGTCGGCATACTTCCGTCTGTCTTCATCGGGTTCGCGCTGTTCGTGATCCCAGAATCCCCGAGATGGTTGGTGATGCAGAAGAGGGCGGAGGAGGCGAGATCAGTGCTCTCGAAGATAATCGAGGACGAGGGTGAGGTGGAGCGGCGACTGGCGGAGATAGAGAAGGCGGCTGGGGCTGCCACCGCCATCAAGTGGGAGGAGAAAGCTGTGTGGAAGGAGCTCCTGAGCCCTTCGCCTTCATTGCGCCGCATGCTGATCGTTGGCTGCGGCATCCAGTGCTTCCAACAGATCACCGGCATCGACGCCACCGTCTACTACAGCCCGACCATATTCCGCGACGCCGGGATCAAGTCCGACAGCGAGCTGCTTGCTGCAACCATCGCGGTCGGGGTCACCAAGACCTGCTTCATCCTGGTTGCCATTTTCTTGATCGACAGAGTGGGAAGGAAGCCGCTGCTGTACGCCAGCACCATGGGGATGACGCTGTGCTTGTTCCTGTTAGGCGTCGCTCTCTCCTTGAATCACCATGGGACGGGGCTGATCTCACCGGCAGCAGGGATCGGGCTGGCCATCGTTGCGGTCTGCGGGAATGTGGCCTTCTTCTCGGTGGGGATCGGTCCCATCTGCTGGGTGCTGAGTACCGAGATCTTCCCACTGAGACTGCGAGCTCAGGCCTCGGCCCTGGGTGCAGTGGGGAACAGGGTGAGCAGCGGCTTGGTCGCCATGTCCTTCCTGTCCGTGTCCCGTGCCATCACGGTCGCAGGAACCTTCTTCATCTTCTCCGCTATATCTGCTCTCTCCGTGGCATTCGTCTACTACTGCGTTCCGGAGACCAAAGGGAAGTCCTTGGAGCAGATTGAGGAGCTGTTTCAAGCAAGCAGAGAGGGTCAGAAGGAGGAGGTGGAGCTTCAAGATGCGGAGCATCTGTTGCAGGAATAG
- the LOC103972016 gene encoding probable polyol transporter 4 isoform X4 gives MSGAILFIQKDLHITEVEEEVLVGCLSIISLLGSLAGGRTSDAVGRKWTMALAAIIFQIGAAIMALAPSFPVLMMGRLLAGVGIGFGVMIAPVYIAEISPAAARGSLTSFPEIFINLGILLGYISNYAFSGFSEHVNWRIMLGVGILPSVFIGFALFVIPESPRWLVMQKRAEEARSVLSKIIEDEGEVERRLAEIEKAAGAATAIKWEEKAVWKELLSPSPSLRRMLIVGCGIQCFQQITGIDATVYYSPTIFRDAGIKSDSELLAATIAVGVTKTCFILVAIFLIDRVGRKPLLYASTMGMTLCLFLLGVALSLNHHGTGLISPAAGIGLAIVAVCGNVAFFSVGIGPICWVLSTEIFPLRLRAQASALGAVGNRVSSGLVAMSFLSVSRAITVAGTFFIFSAISALSVAFVYYCVPETKGKSLEQIEELFQASREGQKEEVELQDAEHLLQE, from the coding sequence ATGAGCGGAGCTATCCTCTTCATCCAAAAAGATCTTCACATCACGGAGGTCGAAGAAGAAGTTCTAGTGGGATGTCTGAGCATCATCTCGCTGCTGGGTAGCCTAGCAGGCGGAAGAACGTCGGATGCCGTGGGCAGAAAGTGGACCATGGCTCTCGCCGCAATCATCTTCCAGATTGGCGCCGCAATAATGGCGCTCGCTCCTTCTTTCCCAGTGCTGATGATGGGAAGACTCCTCGCTGGCGTCGGGATAGGCTTCGGCGTCATGATCGCGCCCGTCTACATCGCAGAGATATCTCCCGCCGCTGCCAGGGGATCCCTCACCTCCTTCCCGGAGATCTTCATAAATCTTGGGATTCTTCTCGGCTACATCTCTAACTACGCCTTCTCCGGCTTCTCGGAACACGTCAACTGGAGGATCATGCTCGGCGTCGGCATACTTCCGTCTGTCTTCATCGGGTTCGCGCTGTTCGTGATCCCAGAATCCCCGAGATGGTTGGTGATGCAGAAGAGGGCGGAGGAGGCGAGATCAGTGCTCTCGAAGATAATCGAGGACGAGGGTGAGGTGGAGCGGCGACTGGCGGAGATAGAGAAGGCGGCTGGGGCTGCCACCGCCATCAAGTGGGAGGAGAAAGCTGTGTGGAAGGAGCTCCTGAGCCCTTCGCCTTCATTGCGCCGCATGCTGATCGTTGGCTGCGGCATCCAGTGCTTCCAACAGATCACCGGCATCGACGCCACCGTCTACTACAGCCCGACCATATTCCGCGACGCCGGGATCAAGTCCGACAGCGAGCTGCTTGCTGCAACCATCGCGGTCGGGGTCACCAAGACCTGCTTCATCCTGGTTGCCATTTTCTTGATCGACAGAGTGGGAAGGAAGCCGCTGCTGTACGCCAGCACCATGGGGATGACGCTGTGCTTGTTCCTGTTAGGCGTCGCTCTCTCCTTGAATCACCATGGGACGGGGCTGATCTCACCGGCAGCAGGGATCGGGCTGGCCATCGTTGCGGTCTGCGGGAATGTGGCCTTCTTCTCGGTGGGGATCGGTCCCATCTGCTGGGTGCTGAGTACCGAGATCTTCCCACTGAGACTGCGAGCTCAGGCCTCGGCCCTGGGTGCAGTGGGGAACAGGGTGAGCAGCGGCTTGGTCGCCATGTCCTTCCTGTCCGTGTCCCGTGCCATCACGGTCGCAGGAACCTTCTTCATCTTCTCCGCTATATCTGCTCTCTCCGTGGCATTCGTCTACTACTGCGTTCCGGAGACCAAAGGGAAGTCCTTGGAGCAGATTGAGGAGCTGTTTCAAGCAAGCAGAGAGGGTCAGAAGGAGGAGGTGGAGCTTCAAGATGCGGAGCATCTGTTGCAGGAATAG
- the LOC103972018 gene encoding CBS domain-containing protein CBSX5 — MAVSLVLNEVSDLCIGKPPLRSLPLSAATVSDALLALKRGGEPHLAVLDPDRAPPGKKAVAVAGKICVADVLCFLCSDDNLASPAAALERPVTALLPKGAGLVSLVEPQFSVLEALDLIVDGAQNLVIPIRSLGRKKLDQGGDGVATAAKFCWLTHEDFVRYFLNSIALFCPIPTLSIDDLGLVQSADALTIRHDEPGLSLIPLVRRALTEQAAVAVVTDDGQLLGDISPCALSAGYNTVAVAAGIATLKAGDLMAVIDHYGSPPESLVRAIKAGLKEKGFQEMLHLMEDELSSFSNSSSTSSDDESSEEEKRLRRPSKSFSSTGRRSSEPEVCHPGSSLVAVMVQALVHRVSYLWVVDEEDYGLIGIVTFADMLCVFREQLQPSL; from the exons ATGGCAGTGAGCTTGGTGTTGAATGAGGTGTCGGACCTCTGCATCGGGAAGCCCCCGCTAAGATCGCTGCCGCTCTCCGCCGCTACCGTCAGCGACGCCCTCCTTGCCCTCAAAAGAGGCGGCGAGCCCCACCTCGCTGTGCTAGATCCTGACCGGGCCCCCCCGGGGAAGAAGGCCGTCGCCGTCGCTGGAAAGATCTGCGTCGCGGACGTCCTCTGCTTCCTCTGCTCCGACGACAACCTCGCGTCGCCGGCCGCAGCGCTCGAGCGGCCCGTCACCGCCCTCCTCCCCAAGGGCGCCGGCCTCGTCAGCCTCGTCGAGCCGCAGTTTAG CGTGTTGGAAGCCCTCGATCTGATCGTTGACGGAGCGCAGAACCTTGTGATCCCCATCCGTTCCCTTGGCCGGAAGAAGCTCGACCAGGGCGGCGATGGCGTCGCTACCGCCGCCAAATTCTGCTGGCTGACGCACGAGGACTTTGTCCGCTACTTCCTCAACTCCATCGCCCTCTTCTGCCCCATTCCTACCCTCTCCATCGACGACCTCGGCCTCGTCCAGTCCGCCGATGCCCTCACCATCCGCCACGACGAGCCCGGCCTCTCCCTCATCCCCCTCGTCCGCCGCGCCCTTACCGAACAGGCCGCCGTCGCCGTCGTCACCGACGATGGCCAACTGCTGGGCGACATCTCCCCTTGCGCTCTTTCTGCCGGCTACAACACGGTGGCTGTGGCCGCCGGCATCGCCACCCTGAAAGCAGGCGACCTCATGGCCGTCATCGACCACTATGGCTCGCCACCGGAGTCCCTTGTCCGCGCAATAAAAGCCGGACTGAAAGAGAAGGGCTTTCAGGAGATGCTCCACCTTATGGAAGATGAGCTATCCTCGTTCTCCAACTCGTCCTCCACGTCCTCCGATGATGAGTCCAGCGAGGAGGAAAAGCGGCTGCGGAGGCCGTCGAAGAGCTTCTCCAGTACTGGGAGGCGATCGTCGGAGCCGGAAGTATGCCACCCCGGGAGCTCGCTGGTGGCCGTGATGGTGCAGGCGCTGGTGCACCGGGTGAGCTACCTGTGGGTCGTCGACGAGGAAGACTACGGCCTTATCGGGATCGTGACGTTTGCTGACATGCTATGCGTCTTCCGGGAGCAGCTTCAGCCATCTCTCTGA